DNA sequence from the Acetonema longum DSM 6540 genome:
AAGCCTTCTATCATCCCGATATTCACACGCTGGAAATTCCGCTGACTGTCACAGAGCCGGCCGTGACGAAAGAGTCCTTAACCAAGACCGGGATCGTCACCCTGCAAAGCGCGTTTTCCACTAAATTTGACTCTAACGATGTGAATCGCAGTACCAATATAGCTTTGGCTGCCGCTAAGATTAACGGTCTTATCCTTAAGCCGGGGCAAATATTCTCCTTTAATGATGCGGTCGGCCCCAGAGATACAGCCAGCGGCTTTAAAGAAGCCATGGAGATTTTCGACAGTGAGATGGTGCCGGGAATCGGCGGCGGGATCTGTCAGGTATCATCCACTTTATACAATGCTGTGCTGCTGGCCAATCTGCCTGTCAAAGAACGATGGAATCACGGCAGGCCTCTGTCTTATGTGGGGATGGGGCGGGATGCGACGGTGGTGTATGGTTCGGTTGATTTTAAGTTTGTGAACAATACGTCTTCATCGCTGATGATTTTAACGGAAACAAAAAACAATAAATTGACTGTGGCTATTTTTGGCCGGGAAAACCAAGAAAATCTGAAACAAACGGTTCATATCGAAGTCACCGACTTAAAGGAGCTGCCTTTTAAAACTGTGGAAATAGTTGACCCCCTGCTGCCTGCCGGACAAGTCGTTCTAGATCCGGAGAAGGCGAAAAAAGGAGCACCCGGCTATGAGATGAACGTATTCCGGGTGATCAAGGCGGATGGGAAAGTGATAAAACGGGAATTTCTCGGAAAGGACCGCTATGTACCGGAAAATGCGGTGGTTAGGGTAGGCCCGAAACCGCCGGCGGTTCAGCCGGATTCTGCGGGAGACATTCAGCCAGGCAAGGACATGACAGTCAATCCGGCTTTGCCGCTGAATCCGACTGACCCAACCGGATCAGCTGCCAATCAAACCGGTTCTGAAGACAAGGCTAGACCACCGGCAGCAGATGATACTAAGAGTTCTCGTTAGAAGTTGGTATAAAAATCATCTATGATCTGAATCTGAGGCCTTTTTCGACGGCCTCCGAAAGGAGCTACAGTGAAAAACGGCAGTGACAGAGACGTTCTTATCGTAGATGGCTACAATGTAATTCATGCCTGGCCAGAATTGGCGGGTATGCTGGAAAATTTAGACCATGCCCGGGACTGTTTGGTGGACATACTGGCAGAGTATGGTGCGTTTAAAGGCTGGCGGGTATTGGTGGTCTTTGATGCTCATTCAGCGGTTTCACCGACCACGTCATCCAAAACGGAGACCATCGCCGGGGTGGAAGTGGCGTATACCGCTGAAGGAGAAACTGCCGACAGTTATATTGAAAAACTGGTTTACCAATGGGTGCGCCAAGAGAAAAGTGTTTATGTAGTCACGTCTGACTGGATTGAACAGATGGTGATTTTAGGGTCCGGCGGCTATCGTATTTCCGCCAGAGAATTGGCTGTAGATGTAAAACAAGTAAAAAGGCAGCTGAAGGAAAGGAAAGAGCAGGCCGATCGGACCGGCGGCCGTCATGAGATCGGCAGCCGGGTCAATGCCGATGTCTTTGCCAAACTCAACCGGTTGCGGCATGGCGCGGGGGTTCCCCAAGAATAATAGCTTGACTATTTTGCTGCCCTTGGGGTATAATTTGATACGAAAGTGGCATGTACTAAGGCTTTATAAGGTTTATACGCTTTAGTGCATTTTCTTTTTTGGCTGTTAACCGGCAAATTGAACAGTGGGGGCGATGCGATGCGGGTTAGTACTCAACGCGATTTGTATAGCTGTTTTGAGAACATGACCGATGAGGAAGTAGTGCTAGAAGCCAGAGATAACGATAGCACAATCGCACAGGAGTATTTGATTAACAAGTACCGCAACTTCGTTCGTGCGAAAGCCAGATCGTATTTTCTGATTGGCGCTGACCGGGAAGATATCATCCAAGAAGGCATGATCGGGCTTTATAAAGCCATTCGGGACTTTCGCAATGATAAGCTGTCTTCGTTCCGTGCCTTCGCCGAATTGTGCGTTACGCGCCAAATTATTACTGCGATTAAAACAGCTACCAGGCAAAAACATATTCCTTTGAACTCATATGTTTCTTTAAACAAGCCAATTTATGACGAAGACTCGGACCGCACTTTGCTGGATGTCCTGTCCGGTTCCAAGGTTTCCGACCCGGAAGAACTGGTGATCAGTCGGGAAGAGTTTATTGATATTGAAGAAAAAATGGGCGAAATATTGAGTGAACTGGAATGGAAAGTTCTGATGGCGTATCTGGATGGAAAATCATATCAGGAGATAGCCGTTGAACTGGAGCGTCATGTTAAATCCATTGATAATGCCCTGCAACGGGTCAAACGTAAATTAGAACGCTATCTGGATAATCGCGCTGATGACCAGGAAATTCGCGGCGTATATAAGGGATTGGTCGGCATGGGTAAAGACACTCAGGTAGAAAGTTCTGAATACGACCCGCTGGGTGACGAGTCATAGAAACAATAACTGCTGTAAACACTAAAAGACATCCTCTGGGATGTCTTTTTTCTTGCCTGCAATCGAGACCGATGCCAGATGTAAAAAGGATTTCGGCATTTTTTGGCGAAAACCAATTTTCAAGAATATTTTTTGTAGTGTG
Encoded proteins:
- a CDS encoding VanW family protein; amino-acid sequence: MYSKLMEYRRFLLTGLFIVIVLIGTAVYPLFYDRVYGGVLVGNIQLQGKTLEELTAEVRSWEQQTHGKQLLLYFENTVFLLTPDQVDFSMQPDRTVADAWQYGRVGSWWQRVQDIRYARENGRSFQPYISHDQAKLDQLIDQWKKTLEREPKDAVLSLKTGGVIPEQQGRKLHTEELAEQILQAFYHPDIHTLEIPLTVTEPAVTKESLTKTGIVTLQSAFSTKFDSNDVNRSTNIALAAAKINGLILKPGQIFSFNDAVGPRDTASGFKEAMEIFDSEMVPGIGGGICQVSSTLYNAVLLANLPVKERWNHGRPLSYVGMGRDATVVYGSVDFKFVNNTSSSLMILTETKNNKLTVAIFGRENQENLKQTVHIEVTDLKELPFKTVEIVDPLLPAGQVVLDPEKAKKGAPGYEMNVFRVIKADGKVIKREFLGKDRYVPENAVVRVGPKPPAVQPDSAGDIQPGKDMTVNPALPLNPTDPTGSAANQTGSEDKARPPAADDTKSSR
- a CDS encoding NYN domain-containing protein translates to MKNGSDRDVLIVDGYNVIHAWPELAGMLENLDHARDCLVDILAEYGAFKGWRVLVVFDAHSAVSPTTSSKTETIAGVEVAYTAEGETADSYIEKLVYQWVRQEKSVYVVTSDWIEQMVILGSGGYRISARELAVDVKQVKRQLKERKEQADRTGGRHEIGSRVNADVFAKLNRLRHGAGVPQE
- the sigH gene encoding RNA polymerase sporulation sigma factor SigH, with the protein product MRVSTQRDLYSCFENMTDEEVVLEARDNDSTIAQEYLINKYRNFVRAKARSYFLIGADREDIIQEGMIGLYKAIRDFRNDKLSSFRAFAELCVTRQIITAIKTATRQKHIPLNSYVSLNKPIYDEDSDRTLLDVLSGSKVSDPEELVISREEFIDIEEKMGEILSELEWKVLMAYLDGKSYQEIAVELERHVKSIDNALQRVKRKLERYLDNRADDQEIRGVYKGLVGMGKDTQVESSEYDPLGDES